The following are encoded together in the Bradyrhizobium sp. CCGUVB1N3 genome:
- a CDS encoding carboxymuconolactone decarboxylase family protein, with the protein MDDEKRRDAGMKARRKVLGNAWVDKSIANRNAFNTDFQDLITRYAWGEIWTRPHFDERTRRVLVIGTMVALGQWDEFRLHVRAALAEGGFTPDDIKEILLQQAIYCGVPAANHAVKEASAIVQELGLLKP; encoded by the coding sequence ATGGACGACGAGAAGCGCCGCGATGCCGGCATGAAGGCGCGCCGCAAGGTGCTCGGCAACGCCTGGGTCGACAAGTCGATCGCCAACCGCAATGCGTTCAATACCGATTTCCAGGACCTGATCACCCGCTACGCCTGGGGCGAGATCTGGACGCGGCCGCATTTCGACGAGCGGACGCGGCGCGTGCTCGTCATCGGCACCATGGTCGCGCTCGGGCAATGGGATGAATTTCGCCTGCACGTGCGCGCAGCGCTCGCCGAGGGCGGCTTCACCCCCGACGATATCAAGGAAATCCTTCTTCAGCAGGCGATCTATTGCGGCGTGCCGGCGGCCAACCACGCCGTCAAGGAAGCCTCAGCGATTGTGCAGGAGCTCGGCCTGCTCAAGCCCTAG
- the pcaD gene encoding 3-oxoadipate enol-lactonase has product MPMIDADGCLLNVSVEGRDGGPTLMLSNSLGCTLQMWEPQMKALTQVFRVIRYDRRGHGKSSVAPGPYSMERFGRDVLAILDDLNIEKVHWCGLSMGGMVGQWLGANAPERFGKIILANTSCYYAEPNKWLERIEAVKTGGIAAVADAVLAGWLTADFREREPQITAKMKSMLLASPVEGYLACCEALSTLDQRALLPKIKSPTLVIAGRHDMATPISAGELIRSQIPGASMTIIDAAHISNVEQPHAFTDAVVGFLTQR; this is encoded by the coding sequence ATGCCCATGATCGATGCCGACGGGTGCCTGCTCAACGTGTCCGTCGAGGGCCGCGACGGCGGGCCGACCCTGATGCTCTCCAACTCGCTCGGCTGCACGCTGCAGATGTGGGAGCCGCAGATGAAGGCGCTGACGCAGGTGTTCCGCGTCATCCGCTATGACCGCCGCGGCCACGGCAAGTCAAGCGTAGCCCCCGGCCCCTATTCGATGGAGCGCTTCGGCCGCGACGTGCTCGCGATCCTCGACGATCTCAACATCGAGAAGGTGCATTGGTGCGGCCTGTCGATGGGCGGCATGGTCGGGCAATGGCTGGGCGCCAACGCGCCAGAGCGGTTCGGCAAGATCATCCTTGCCAATACCTCTTGCTACTACGCCGAACCAAACAAATGGCTGGAACGTATCGAGGCGGTGAAGACGGGCGGCATCGCGGCGGTCGCCGATGCCGTGCTCGCGGGGTGGCTCACCGCAGATTTCCGCGAGCGTGAGCCGCAGATCACCGCCAAGATGAAATCGATGCTGCTCGCTTCCCCCGTCGAGGGCTATCTCGCCTGCTGCGAGGCGCTGTCGACGCTCGACCAGCGCGCGCTGCTGCCGAAGATCAAGAGCCCGACGCTCGTGATCGCCGGCCGCCACGACATGGCGACCCCGATTTCGGCGGGCGAATTGATCCGCAGCCAAATTCCCGGCGCCAGCATGACCATCATCGATGCCGCCCACATCTCCAATGTCGAGCAGCCGCACGCCTTCACCGACGCGGTGGTCGGCTTCTTGACGCAACGCTAA